One Nocardia iowensis DNA window includes the following coding sequences:
- a CDS encoding DUF4407 domain-containing protein translates to MTVTGLFTWLGGGLHSEVAYRHEHTGYAVTGAVVLLFATVSGVVTALALASTGAWALFAVVAVALLVAVLAGALARALATARPGGAPDRLGLLARIAVAVLAGGLLAELAAIVVFGGSVDRTLDERAQRSVASAPQVVTARADLDRARADRTALDQSIAKAQADIDRWLVIARCEFNPSPECPQTRITGVPGRGPEALTANDMLDDARKQLAATQGRADGLDQRIADEEKAVAAAESAAFTGADRGLGARWQAMNDYTTHHSGALPLRILTIVASIALALLPLLLRWWRGRTSFDRRIAALQVQDQAEREADAAIAVKRAEVRAEAEALRAEQQLTAARLAVEADTAIDRERQRTRIVAAIGGLEIGITEPPPRPELPAGTADDRKDSTVSAEGFATPNLPAPVTTHALAPSTGAPTPRPGGGLELPLIGTVPFTDTAARLIRPLVPSFVANAIDNATHPLRTARQAFEEVEEITFTLRRTRKVTVDTQGSPGQAQTGYQLPPGSPDEWHAQRVAATVVDADYQQQDPQYSALPHGSGAQPHGLSAADSHDELTGRRQSELPGRGRRQLPRGN, encoded by the coding sequence ATGACCGTCACCGGCTTGTTCACCTGGCTCGGCGGAGGTCTGCACAGCGAAGTCGCCTACCGCCACGAGCACACGGGATATGCCGTCACCGGAGCAGTAGTTCTGTTGTTCGCGACCGTGTCCGGTGTGGTGACCGCGCTCGCCCTGGCCTCGACCGGCGCCTGGGCGCTGTTCGCGGTTGTCGCGGTGGCGCTGCTCGTCGCGGTGCTCGCGGGCGCGCTCGCGCGGGCGCTGGCGACCGCGCGACCCGGCGGTGCGCCCGACCGGCTCGGCCTGCTCGCCCGTATCGCGGTTGCCGTGCTGGCCGGTGGGTTGCTCGCCGAACTGGCCGCCATCGTCGTCTTCGGCGGCAGCGTCGATCGGACCCTCGACGAAAGAGCCCAGCGCTCGGTCGCCTCGGCGCCGCAGGTCGTCACCGCCCGCGCCGATCTCGACAGGGCCCGCGCCGACCGGACCGCATTGGATCAGTCGATCGCCAAGGCGCAGGCCGATATCGACCGTTGGCTGGTGATCGCCCGCTGCGAATTCAACCCGAGCCCCGAGTGCCCGCAGACCCGGATCACCGGGGTGCCGGGGCGAGGACCAGAAGCTCTGACCGCCAACGACATGCTCGACGACGCCCGTAAGCAATTGGCCGCGACGCAGGGCCGGGCCGACGGGCTGGACCAGCGGATCGCCGACGAGGAAAAGGCGGTGGCCGCAGCCGAATCCGCGGCTTTCACGGGCGCCGACCGCGGTCTCGGCGCGCGCTGGCAGGCCATGAACGACTACACCACGCACCACTCCGGCGCGCTGCCGCTGCGCATCCTGACGATCGTCGCCTCGATCGCGCTCGCGCTGCTGCCATTGCTGCTGCGCTGGTGGCGCGGACGGACCTCGTTCGACCGGCGGATCGCCGCCCTGCAGGTGCAGGATCAGGCCGAACGCGAGGCCGACGCCGCCATCGCCGTCAAGCGGGCCGAGGTGCGCGCCGAGGCGGAAGCCCTGCGCGCCGAACAACAACTCACCGCCGCTCGCCTCGCCGTCGAGGCGGACACCGCCATCGACAGGGAGCGGCAGCGCACCAGGATCGTCGCGGCCATCGGCGGCTTGGAAATCGGGATCACCGAACCGCCGCCCCGCCCCGAACTACCAGCCGGAACGGCTGACGACCGAAAGGACAGCACCGTGTCTGCCGAAGGATTCGCGACGCCGAACCTGCCCGCCCCAGTGACCACGCACGCGCTCGCGCCGAGCACCGGTGCGCCGACGCCCAGGCCCGGCGGCGGCCTGGAACTGCCGCTGATCGGCACCGTGCCGTTCACCGACACCGCGGCCCGGTTGATCCGTCCGCTGGTCCCGTCGTTCGTGGCCAACGCGATCGACAACGCCACCCACCCGCTGCGCACGGCGCGGCAGGCGTTCGAAGAGGTCGAGGAGATCACTTTCACGCTGCGCCGCACCCGCAAGGTCACCGTCGACACCCAGGGCTCGCCCGGCCAGGCGCAGACGGGTTACCAGCTTCCGCCCGGCTCGCCTGACGAATGGCACGCCCAGCGCGTGGCCGCGACGGTGGTCGACGCCGACTATCAGCAGCAGGATCCGCAATACTCGGCCCTGCCGCACGGTTCGGGCGCCCAGCCGCACGGGCTGTCGGCCGCCGATAGTCACGACGAGCTGACCGGGCGTCGGCAATCCGAACTGCCCGGCCGGGGCCGGCGCCAACTGCCGCGCGGCAACTGA
- a CDS encoding adenylate/guanylate cyclase domain-containing protein: MAHSDVSTAAFGSRLLGPVDESSGMRRIRVQLLLTVPLVGANLTGMAVTFALIGFVLPGPTVFTRDLLLLDVIATPLYAALALLVGMWWGTVRGLRTLRWAIQPDQVPTEAEQIAAAAVPRHLVLQQAVLWSGAAAVLTPLYGLMEPALIPKILLGIGFSAIVVCANGYLIAEFALRAVTARVLDAAPSRRRRGMGVFSRSMVAWMLGAGVPVTLSMIVAGWALVDSSVSTARLAVCVLSLGGATLVFGLLLMMQTVSAIIAPIRGVRRALRQVEDGDLDVAITVYDGTELGELQSGFNHMVEGLREREQIRDLFGRHVGRDVADAALAGNPTLGGVETEAAALFIDIVGSTTMAATLPAAEMVAILNRFFGIVVDEVEEHGGLLNKFEGDAALAVFGTPAALSDASGAALACARAIRRRLDATATDFIAAIGVAAGRVVAGNVGARQRYEFTVIGDAVNEAARLCELAKQDDLLLASANTIAAADATEAAHWQLGESVTLRGRLAPTQLARPRT; the protein is encoded by the coding sequence ATGGCCCACAGTGACGTGTCGACAGCAGCGTTCGGGTCGCGGCTGCTGGGACCGGTGGACGAGTCCTCGGGCATGCGGCGGATCCGGGTCCAGCTGTTGCTGACCGTGCCGCTGGTCGGCGCGAACCTCACCGGCATGGCCGTCACTTTCGCACTCATCGGGTTCGTGTTGCCCGGGCCGACGGTGTTCACCCGGGACCTGCTACTGCTCGACGTCATCGCGACGCCGTTGTACGCGGCACTGGCGTTGCTGGTCGGCATGTGGTGGGGCACCGTGCGGGGTCTGCGCACCCTGCGCTGGGCGATTCAGCCGGACCAGGTGCCCACCGAGGCGGAACAGATCGCCGCCGCCGCGGTGCCGCGGCACCTGGTGTTGCAGCAGGCGGTGCTGTGGTCGGGGGCCGCGGCGGTGCTGACGCCGCTCTACGGCTTGATGGAGCCGGCACTCATTCCCAAGATCCTGCTCGGCATCGGTTTCAGTGCCATCGTGGTCTGCGCCAACGGCTATCTGATCGCCGAATTCGCATTGCGGGCGGTGACCGCGCGGGTCTTGGACGCGGCACCGTCGCGGCGGCGGCGCGGGATGGGTGTCTTCTCCCGTTCGATGGTGGCCTGGATGCTGGGTGCCGGTGTGCCGGTGACCCTTTCGATGATCGTGGCGGGCTGGGCGCTGGTCGACTCCTCGGTCAGCACGGCCCGGCTGGCGGTCTGCGTGTTGTCGCTGGGCGGTGCCACCCTGGTGTTCGGTCTGCTGCTGATGATGCAGACGGTGTCGGCGATCATCGCACCGATTCGCGGCGTACGGCGCGCGCTGCGTCAGGTCGAGGACGGCGACCTCGACGTGGCGATCACCGTCTACGACGGCACCGAATTGGGTGAGCTGCAAAGCGGTTTCAACCACATGGTGGAGGGCCTGCGGGAACGCGAGCAGATCAGGGACCTGTTCGGCAGGCACGTCGGGCGCGACGTCGCCGACGCGGCGCTGGCCGGAAATCCGACGCTCGGTGGCGTGGAAACCGAGGCGGCGGCGCTGTTCATCGACATCGTCGGATCGACGACCATGGCCGCGACGTTGCCAGCCGCCGAGATGGTCGCCATCCTCAATCGCTTCTTCGGCATCGTGGTGGACGAGGTCGAGGAGCACGGTGGACTGCTCAACAAGTTCGAGGGCGATGCCGCGCTGGCCGTGTTCGGCACGCCCGCAGCCCTTTCCGACGCATCGGGGGCGGCGCTGGCCTGCGCCAGGGCGATCCGGCGGCGACTCGACGCGACCGCAACCGACTTCATCGCCGCGATCGGCGTCGCCGCGGGCCGGGTGGTCGCGGGCAATGTCGGCGCCAGGCAGCGCTACGAGTTCACCGTCATCGGCGACGCGGTCAACGAGGCCGCCCGGCTGTGTGAACTCGCCAAGCAGGACGACCTACTGCTGGCCTCCGCCAACACCATTGCCGCCGCGGACGCCACCGAAGCCGCCCACTGGCAGCTCGGCGAATCCGTCACCCTCCGCGGCCGCCTCGCCCCCACCCAGCTCGCCCGGCCGCGTACTTGA
- the aroQ gene encoding gamma subclass chorismate mutase AroQ, with protein sequence MRLVMLIVMSAALIMSPVSAGADPGSDQDRSLDRLVALVLERLDTGDAVAAAKWASAAETGTEPTIDDPAREAVVYDAMARLGAGLDLPENWVRQVFAGQIEANKTVQRGLITRWRFDPSAVPSSPPNLASVRPVIDRVNVEIVDQLAARRSELTAPDCAERVAHSVFGVFTAGNTDALHQLALVRAAAALCAPR encoded by the coding sequence ATGCGCCTTGTCATGCTGATCGTCATGTCGGCGGCACTGATCATGTCGCCGGTTAGCGCGGGCGCGGATCCCGGTAGCGACCAGGACCGGTCGCTGGATCGGCTGGTCGCGCTGGTGCTCGAACGACTCGACACGGGCGACGCGGTGGCGGCGGCGAAGTGGGCGTCGGCTGCCGAAACCGGTACTGAGCCGACCATCGACGACCCGGCCCGGGAGGCCGTGGTCTACGACGCGATGGCCCGGCTCGGCGCCGGTCTCGACCTGCCGGAGAACTGGGTGCGGCAGGTGTTCGCAGGTCAGATCGAGGCCAACAAGACGGTGCAGCGCGGCTTGATCACCCGCTGGCGCTTCGACCCGTCCGCCGTGCCCAGCTCACCGCCGAATCTGGCGTCGGTGCGCCCGGTGATCGACCGGGTGAATGTCGAGATCGTCGACCAACTCGCCGCCAGACGATCCGAGCTGACCGCGCCGGACTGCGCGGAAAGAGTGGCGCACAGTGTCTTCGGTGTATTCACCGCCGGTAATACCGACGCCTTGCATCAACTCGCGCTCGTGCGAGCCGCGGCCGCGCTGTGTGCGCCACGCTGA
- a CDS encoding MFS transporter: protein MTTQTAKNPRTPGLAAETPPRATAREWAGLGVLALALLLLAVDATVLDLAVPAISADLAPTTPQLLWIIDVYSFVLAGLLVMMGNLGDRIGRRRLLLIGAAGFGVASVLAAWAVSPEMLIGARVLQGVAGATLMPATLGLIRSMFLDPRQRTVAVAVWSAMAGGGAAAGPLLGGWLLEHYWWGSVFLVNLPVMLVLIALGPFLVPESRDPNPGRFDLPSAGLSMLALVPIVYAVKESAAHGISLRLAAIAAVGVIAGVVFVRRQRTLANPMLDLKLFALPRFRTAVLTNLLAVFALAGVLFFGSQYLQLVLGHSPLEAGLLLLPGLAASVVAALASAWLVQRVRPGLVLGGALIVAAFGSALFLWLSPNGATSTTPFILGFLFVGAGVGIALTVSSDLVISSAPAERAGAAAAVSETAYETGIALGVAILGSVVMAIFRNGIDLTGVPGDQVGVATESLGAATGFARQLPETVSGAFLTSVQESFVSGIHFAAVGTASILLIAAVVAFRLRTARP, encoded by the coding sequence ATGACCACACAGACCGCGAAGAACCCCCGGACCCCCGGGCTCGCAGCCGAGACCCCGCCGCGCGCCACCGCGCGCGAGTGGGCGGGTCTCGGCGTGCTCGCCCTTGCCCTGCTGCTGCTCGCCGTCGACGCGACGGTGCTCGACCTCGCCGTGCCCGCGATCAGCGCCGATCTGGCGCCGACCACGCCGCAGCTGCTGTGGATCATCGATGTGTACTCGTTCGTGCTGGCCGGTCTGCTGGTGATGATGGGCAACCTGGGCGACCGGATCGGCCGCCGCAGGCTGCTGCTCATCGGCGCGGCCGGTTTCGGCGTCGCCTCGGTGCTCGCCGCGTGGGCCGTCTCGCCGGAAATGCTGATCGGCGCGCGGGTGCTGCAGGGTGTCGCCGGTGCGACGCTGATGCCCGCGACCCTCGGCCTGATCCGCTCGATGTTCCTCGATCCGCGCCAGCGGACCGTGGCCGTCGCGGTGTGGAGTGCGATGGCCGGTGGCGGTGCCGCGGCGGGTCCGCTGCTCGGCGGCTGGCTGCTCGAGCACTACTGGTGGGGCTCGGTGTTCCTGGTGAACCTGCCGGTGATGCTGGTACTGATCGCCTTGGGCCCGTTCCTCGTTCCGGAATCGCGCGACCCGAACCCTGGTCGATTCGACCTCCCGAGTGCGGGGCTGTCGATGCTCGCGCTGGTGCCGATCGTGTACGCGGTGAAGGAGTCGGCGGCCCACGGAATCAGCCTGCGCCTGGCGGCGATCGCCGCGGTCGGTGTGATCGCGGGTGTGGTGTTCGTACGCAGGCAGCGGACGCTGGCGAATCCGATGCTCGACCTGAAGTTGTTCGCGCTGCCCAGGTTCCGCACCGCGGTGCTCACCAATCTGCTGGCGGTGTTCGCGCTGGCCGGCGTGCTGTTCTTCGGCTCGCAATACCTGCAGCTGGTGCTCGGTCACTCGCCGCTGGAAGCCGGATTGCTGTTGCTGCCCGGTCTGGCCGCAAGCGTTGTCGCGGCGCTCGCCTCGGCGTGGCTGGTGCAGCGGGTGCGGCCCGGTCTGGTGCTCGGCGGTGCGCTGATCGTCGCCGCATTCGGTTCGGCGTTGTTTCTCTGGCTCAGCCCGAACGGCGCGACCAGCACGACGCCGTTCATCCTCGGCTTCCTGTTCGTCGGCGCGGGTGTCGGTATCGCCCTGACGGTTTCGTCGGACCTGGTGATCAGCTCGGCGCCGGCCGAGCGGGCCGGTGCGGCCGCGGCGGTCTCGGAAACCGCCTATGAAACCGGCATCGCGCTCGGCGTCGCCATCCTCGGCAGCGTGGTCATGGCGATCTTCCGCAACGGCATCGATCTGACCGGCGTGCCCGGCGACCAGGTCGGTGTCGCGACGGAATCACTCGGCGCGGCTACCGGTTTCGCGCGGCAACTACCGGAGACGGTGTCGGGTGCCTTCCTCACCTCGGTGCAGGAGTCGTTCGTCTCTGGCATCCACTTCGCGGCGGTCGGCACGGCGTCGATCCTGCTCATTGCCGCGGTAGTGGCGTTCCGATTGCGTACGGCCCGTCCGTAA